The Hymenobacter chitinivorans DSM 11115 genome window below encodes:
- a CDS encoding SusC/RagA family TonB-linked outer membrane protein — protein MNANNYPHFLRRALLLASLGLPTLAAPALAGSPALPLPIAGRPTLADIQVSGRVTQSSGEPLPGVTVLVKGTTIGTSTNSDGTFVLNVPENSTLVFSYVGYLRQEVAVTSSNSGNLAVTLNDDLKALNEVVVVGYGTQERTSVTGAVSSVSAREIATQPVADATQALQGRAAGVTVTSNGGAPGGAAGTSIRVRGITSAGNNNPLYVVDGFPLPEGGENQLNAISPNDIETIDILKDASATAIYGVRAANGVVIITTKRGKAGVSTINLDAYRGVQQVWRKLDLLSAKEYAIINNENRIAGGERIVVDRLRNPDALGEGTDWQDEVFRRAAIQNYALSATGGSDKARFAVSGSYFQQDGTVVGSHFERYTLRANGDLQMNKILKLGSNISLTHLNDRQIPSGGGTEGSRNGEYGTIQQAIRIPSIIPLYRPDGYYYEPRGAQDNFVEENPLASATLANQKFSRNRGLTTFFAELEPLKGLRWRTNVGADLIFDNYNAFRPGVPELKVGDETYSTRYGQATAGGSATSNYNQSYLIENTLTYDHLFADRHQVTVLLGQSGQIIDQQDVGAYRTGYLRNDLQTINSGPVNTQISNSGNIQPRQKLASYFGRLNYEFAGKYLFQAIMRYDGVSNFEPGKKFGFFPGVSAGWRISEEEFLKDNRAISNLKLRAGYGKVGNPNNAGRFAYLFAINSGIQYPFGPNGTIQTGAAPTRLPNYDLRWETNNQTNIGLDFGFLDNRFEATVDLYNRSSPNLIAPVPVSLVSGTYEPVNRNAASAYNRGVDFSFTSHNLRGSGSALNWTTTLNVSAYKTKLESLGEGKPYDGLSVLSGVIVRYDQNQAFGAFYGLVADGIFQTQEEVKNHATQTAGDNPAKSTAPGDIRFKDLNNDGVINASDRTFIGNPNPDFTYGLNNTLSWQGFDFNMFLQGSQGNDIYNQNRYILESALYGNSNGSRRVLGRWTGPGTSNDVPRAVAGDPNGNLRVSSYYVEDGSYMRIKTLTLGYTLPQSIMSRIAAKQLRVYVSGQNLLTLTKYSGYDPEVGSRGVDLGVYPQSRVFLAGLNIGF, from the coding sequence ATGAATGCAAATAATTACCCGCATTTCCTGCGGCGGGCTTTGCTTCTGGCTTCGCTAGGGCTGCCTACGCTGGCTGCCCCGGCCCTGGCCGGTTCTCCCGCCCTGCCGCTGCCCATTGCCGGGCGCCCCACGCTGGCCGATATTCAGGTATCGGGCCGGGTGACCCAGAGCTCGGGGGAGCCCCTACCGGGCGTAACCGTGCTGGTGAAAGGCACTACCATCGGTACTTCCACTAACTCGGATGGCACCTTTGTGCTGAACGTGCCGGAAAACAGCACGCTGGTGTTCAGCTACGTAGGCTATCTGCGCCAGGAAGTGGCCGTGACCAGCAGCAACAGCGGCAATCTGGCCGTGACGCTCAACGACGACCTGAAAGCCCTGAATGAAGTAGTCGTAGTGGGCTACGGTACCCAGGAGCGGACCAGCGTAACGGGCGCCGTGTCGTCGGTTTCGGCCCGTGAAATTGCCACCCAGCCGGTGGCCGATGCTACCCAAGCCCTGCAGGGCCGGGCGGCTGGGGTTACAGTTACATCCAACGGCGGTGCGCCGGGCGGTGCAGCGGGTACCTCTATCCGGGTGCGGGGCATTACCTCGGCCGGCAATAACAACCCGCTCTACGTCGTCGACGGCTTTCCGCTGCCCGAAGGAGGGGAGAACCAGCTGAATGCCATCAGCCCCAACGACATTGAAACCATTGACATCCTGAAGGACGCCTCGGCCACGGCCATTTACGGGGTGCGGGCCGCCAACGGCGTGGTTATCATTACCACTAAGCGGGGCAAGGCCGGCGTGTCAACTATCAACCTGGACGCCTACCGCGGCGTGCAGCAGGTGTGGCGCAAGCTGGATCTGCTTTCGGCTAAGGAATACGCCATCATCAACAACGAAAACCGCATTGCCGGTGGCGAGCGAATCGTGGTGGACCGGCTGCGCAACCCCGACGCCCTGGGCGAGGGCACCGACTGGCAGGACGAGGTATTCCGCCGGGCGGCCATTCAGAATTATGCCCTCTCGGCTACCGGCGGCAGCGACAAGGCCCGCTTTGCCGTGTCGGGTAGCTACTTCCAGCAGGATGGTACCGTAGTTGGCTCCCACTTCGAGCGCTACACGCTGCGGGCCAACGGCGACCTGCAGATGAACAAGATTCTGAAGCTGGGCAGCAATATCTCGCTCACTCACCTGAACGACCGGCAGATTCCCTCGGGCGGTGGCACGGAAGGCTCCCGCAACGGCGAATACGGCACGATTCAACAGGCCATCCGCATTCCATCCATCATCCCGTTGTACCGCCCCGATGGCTACTACTATGAGCCCCGCGGCGCCCAGGACAACTTTGTGGAGGAAAATCCCCTGGCTTCGGCGACCCTCGCCAACCAGAAGTTTTCCCGCAACCGCGGCCTGACGACTTTCTTCGCCGAACTAGAGCCGCTAAAAGGATTACGCTGGCGGACCAACGTGGGCGCCGACTTGATTTTTGACAACTACAACGCCTTCCGGCCCGGGGTACCCGAGCTGAAAGTAGGTGACGAAACCTACTCCACGCGCTACGGGCAGGCCACGGCCGGCGGCTCGGCCACCTCGAACTACAATCAGAGCTACCTGATTGAAAACACGCTGACCTACGACCACCTCTTTGCCGACCGCCACCAAGTGACGGTGTTGCTGGGGCAGTCGGGGCAGATTATTGACCAGCAGGACGTGGGAGCTTACCGCACCGGCTACCTGCGCAACGACCTGCAGACGATTAACTCGGGGCCGGTAAACACCCAGATTTCCAACTCCGGCAACATTCAGCCCCGGCAGAAACTGGCCAGCTACTTCGGTCGTCTCAACTATGAGTTTGCCGGTAAGTACCTCTTCCAGGCCATTATGCGCTACGACGGGGTGAGCAACTTCGAGCCCGGCAAAAAATTTGGCTTCTTCCCGGGCGTGTCGGCTGGCTGGCGCATTTCGGAAGAAGAGTTTTTGAAAGACAACCGCGCCATCAGCAACCTGAAGCTGCGCGCCGGCTACGGCAAAGTGGGTAACCCCAACAACGCCGGCCGCTTTGCCTACCTGTTTGCCATCAACTCGGGCATTCAGTATCCCTTCGGGCCCAACGGCACCATTCAGACCGGCGCCGCTCCTACCCGCCTGCCCAACTACGACCTGCGCTGGGAAACCAACAACCAGACGAACATTGGCTTGGATTTCGGCTTCCTCGACAACCGCTTCGAGGCTACCGTGGACCTCTACAACCGCAGCTCGCCCAACCTGATTGCGCCCGTGCCGGTGTCGTTGGTATCGGGTACGTATGAGCCCGTTAACCGCAACGCGGCTTCGGCCTACAACCGCGGCGTCGACTTCTCGTTCACCTCGCACAACCTGCGCGGCAGCGGCTCGGCCCTGAACTGGACCACGACCCTAAACGTGTCGGCCTACAAGACCAAGCTCGAGTCGCTGGGCGAGGGCAAGCCCTACGACGGCCTGAGCGTACTCAGCGGCGTGATTGTGCGCTACGACCAGAACCAGGCTTTCGGCGCCTTCTACGGCCTGGTGGCCGATGGCATCTTCCAAACCCAGGAAGAAGTGAAAAACCACGCCACCCAGACGGCCGGCGACAACCCGGCCAAGAGCACGGCCCCCGGCGACATCCGCTTCAAGGACCTCAACAACGACGGCGTCATCAACGCCAGCGACCGGACCTTTATCGGCAACCCCAACCCCGACTTCACTTACGGCCTGAATAACACGCTGAGCTGGCAGGGTTTTGATTTCAACATGTTCCTGCAAGGCTCGCAGGGCAACGACATCTACAACCAGAACCGCTACATCCTGGAAAGCGCCCTGTATGGCAACAGCAACGGCAGCCGCCGGGTACTGGGCCGCTGGACCGGCCCCGGCACCAGCAACGACGTGCCCCGCGCCGTAGCCGGCGACCCGAACGGCAACCTGCGCGTGAGCAGCTACTACGTGGAAGACGGCTCCTACATGCGCATCAAAACCCTGACCCTGGGCTACACGCTGCCCCAGAGCATCATGAGCCGCATTGCGGCCAAGCAGCTGCGCGTGTACGTGAGCGGCCAGAACTTGCTGACCCTGACCAAGTACAGCGGCTACGACCCCGAAGTAGGTTCCCGTGGCGTCGACCTGGGCGTGTACCCTCAGTCGCGCGTATTCCTGGCCGGCCTCAACATCGGCTTCTAA